The following proteins are co-located in the Limisphaerales bacterium genome:
- a CDS encoding PQQ-binding-like beta-propeller repeat protein has protein sequence MKSLRPALLGLALASTALAAPAADKNWPQWRGPNGDGTAPGESAPLTWSDSKNLKWKLPLPGAGASSPVVWGDHLFLTCYSGYGVGGGDNSGNDPRELLRHVLCISAKTGDILWHKKIKPTAEEDRYGGMGVPEHGYATSTPATDGKSIFVFLGKTGVLAFDMKGNELWRVKTGTQSSRKRWGSASSPVLHGNLLLLNTLQEGGALVALHTATGKQAWRWGPKIIAGYQDSYGTPALIKTKSGTQMILAVDSEVWSLNPAKGTFNWYAFTNVGGSNVSPSVIAAGGAVFAFGGYPRQSGVALQLGGQDDVSNSKTLWTSTRAPYVASPVHHADHIYWMDRSGYAVCLNAKTGKEVYRERLQSTRGVPKFYASPILVDGKLISVSRNAGAFVVEAKPKFNQLAQNSFTSDRTVFNASPAISDGRLYLRSDSHLYCVGE, from the coding sequence ATGAAATCGCTGCGCCCTGCCCTGCTTGGCCTTGCTCTGGCCTCAACCGCTTTAGCGGCTCCTGCGGCTGATAAAAACTGGCCCCAATGGCGCGGACCCAACGGCGATGGCACGGCTCCCGGCGAGTCTGCGCCGCTCACTTGGAGCGACTCTAAAAACCTTAAGTGGAAACTCCCACTCCCCGGTGCTGGCGCATCCAGCCCGGTGGTTTGGGGGGACCACCTTTTCCTCACGTGCTATTCCGGCTACGGCGTGGGTGGTGGCGATAATTCCGGCAATGACCCGCGCGAACTGCTACGCCACGTCCTTTGCATTAGCGCCAAGACCGGCGACATTTTGTGGCACAAAAAAATCAAGCCCACTGCCGAGGAAGATCGCTACGGCGGGATGGGCGTGCCCGAACACGGCTACGCCACCAGCACGCCGGCCACCGATGGCAAATCCATTTTCGTGTTCCTCGGCAAAACCGGCGTGCTCGCCTTCGATATGAAAGGCAATGAATTATGGCGTGTGAAAACCGGCACGCAATCCAGCCGCAAACGCTGGGGCTCGGCTTCCAGTCCGGTGTTGCACGGCAATTTACTTTTGCTCAACACCCTGCAGGAAGGCGGTGCCCTCGTGGCACTCCACACCGCCACCGGCAAACAAGCGTGGCGTTGGGGCCCGAAAATCATCGCCGGTTATCAGGATTCCTACGGTACACCCGCGCTCATCAAAACAAAATCAGGAACCCAAATGATCCTCGCGGTGGACAGCGAAGTGTGGTCGCTCAACCCCGCCAAAGGCACCTTCAATTGGTACGCCTTTACCAACGTGGGCGGCAGCAATGTTTCCCCCAGCGTGATAGCCGCGGGCGGCGCGGTATTTGCCTTCGGCGGTTACCCTCGCCAAAGCGGCGTCGCCCTTCAGCTCGGCGGCCAGGATGATGTCAGCAATTCTAAAACACTCTGGACCTCCACCCGCGCCCCCTACGTCGCTTCGCCCGTCCATCACGCCGACCACATTTACTGGATGGACCGCAGCGGTTACGCCGTTTGCCTTAACGCCAAGACCGGCAAAGAAGTTTACCGCGAGCGCCTCCAAAGCACGCGCGGTGTCCCAAAATTTTATGCTTCCCCGATTTTGGTGGACGGCAAACTCATTTCCGTCAGCCGCAATGCCGGTGCGTTTGTGGTGGAAGCCAAACCCAAATTCAACCAACTCGCCCAAAACAGTTTCACCAGCGACCGCACCGTCTTCAACGCCAGCCCAGCCATCAGTGATGGCCGCCTTTATCTGCGCTCCGATTCGCACCTCTATTGCGTGGGTGAGTAA
- a CDS encoding CehA/McbA family metallohydrolase, giving the protein MKKFLILLFLNPLLSQAAVTAFEVGPGNTDQLPKGKEADGIIGDFILRNDHVTAVISGNQPLRRANMSTFYGTGGITPGCLYDLTLNKRQNDQLTIFAPGSQRGDISHIRITQAGGSGADAVAEIEVVVAAERNKGLFKKHVYRLDAMSRGVSITTTYRNDSKEARRGSVDDYWKPSGKRGTFQGVRWIDAVDPADRGSYAAVWVNGQRRSGIAPNPGSLSLKPGETATYTRFLAVANSPAAAVSEALVYASSAKNLLVGELKDPVGQPVNDATFEIRHGNETLPGYPLGQGKFVVYLPDGEYGVRITARGRTPVERKVPLKGNQASVLNEKLSALSGVALNITDTGGNSIPCKVQFSGLNGTATPNLGPQNRAHGCVDQWHSETGKFNVPLDPGTYRLVITRGIEHSHLVRELTVKSGEFAAVTGSLKRLVNTVGWVSTDFHNHSTPSGDNQCGTDDRLINLAAEHIEFAPTTEHNRLYDWTPHIKKLGLTEHLRTIVGLELTGGGAGSHHNAFPLPAPQPYAQDGGAPVFQNDPRLNAIVLQNHGGWNPNRWVHINHPNLTEKFWDRNLDGKADGGFAGYEQYIDAFESQNFRGNNILATAPWTLYRRGTQERVREVREFIWLQMLNQGYRTRAIAVADAHSVYGNGVGGWRTYIPSSTDAPAKIDPDEIIRNAKAGRLMLTTGPFLEVTANGALPGSEITVKDGQVKLKVKIQCTDWVHINRVQVLVNGRQDPNLNITAKKNPKMFNSAPAVFETTFTVDLKEDAHLIVVAMGENADLKTGYGTSTNASLKPCAYINPIWVDTDGNGFQPNKDTLGWPLPLGRQDPAKIRALLKAKGK; this is encoded by the coding sequence ATGAAGAAATTCCTCATTCTCCTATTCCTTAATCCCCTCCTCTCCCAAGCCGCCGTGACCGCGTTCGAGGTCGGCCCGGGCAATACCGATCAACTGCCCAAAGGCAAGGAAGCCGACGGCATCATTGGCGATTTCATATTGCGCAATGACCACGTCACCGCCGTCATTTCCGGCAACCAACCCCTGCGCCGGGCCAACATGAGTACCTTTTACGGCACCGGCGGCATCACACCCGGGTGTCTTTATGACCTCACTCTAAACAAACGCCAAAACGACCAGCTCACCATCTTTGCCCCCGGCAGCCAGCGCGGCGACATCTCGCACATCCGCATTACCCAAGCTGGCGGATCCGGAGCCGACGCCGTGGCGGAGATTGAGGTGGTGGTGGCCGCCGAACGCAACAAGGGGCTTTTCAAAAAACATGTGTACCGGCTGGACGCCATGTCCCGTGGCGTATCGATCACCACCACCTACCGCAACGATTCCAAGGAAGCCCGCCGCGGAAGTGTGGACGACTACTGGAAACCCTCCGGCAAACGCGGCACGTTCCAGGGCGTGCGCTGGATTGATGCCGTGGACCCGGCCGATCGCGGCAGCTACGCCGCTGTCTGGGTTAACGGCCAACGCCGCAGCGGCATCGCGCCAAATCCGGGATCCCTGTCCCTCAAGCCAGGCGAGACGGCGACGTACACGCGCTTCCTTGCCGTGGCCAATTCACCCGCCGCCGCGGTAAGTGAAGCCTTGGTGTACGCCTCATCCGCTAAAAACCTGCTGGTCGGCGAACTGAAAGACCCGGTCGGACAACCCGTGAATGACGCCACTTTCGAAATCCGCCACGGCAATGAAACGCTGCCGGGTTATCCCTTGGGCCAAGGAAAGTTTGTCGTGTACCTGCCCGACGGGGAATACGGCGTGCGCATCACCGCCCGCGGCCGAACACCCGTAGAGCGCAAGGTGCCCCTGAAGGGCAATCAAGCTTCGGTGCTCAACGAGAAGCTCAGCGCCCTTTCCGGGGTCGCGTTGAACATCACCGATACCGGCGGCAACTCGATCCCCTGCAAGGTGCAGTTCAGCGGTCTCAACGGCACAGCGACCCCCAATCTCGGCCCGCAAAACCGCGCACACGGTTGCGTGGACCAATGGCACTCGGAGACCGGCAAGTTTAACGTGCCGCTTGATCCGGGGACGTATCGATTGGTCATCACGCGCGGCATTGAGCACAGCCATCTCGTGCGCGAACTCACCGTGAAGTCCGGTGAATTTGCGGCGGTGACCGGTAGCCTCAAGCGGTTGGTCAACACCGTCGGCTGGGTGAGCACGGATTTCCACAACCACTCCACCCCCAGCGGCGATAACCAGTGTGGCACCGACGACCGCCTGATCAATCTCGCCGCCGAGCACATCGAATTTGCGCCCACCACCGAGCACAATCGCCTCTACGACTGGACGCCGCACATCAAAAAACTCGGGCTCACCGAGCATCTCCGCACCATCGTCGGGCTCGAGCTCACCGGTGGTGGTGCCGGCTCGCATCACAACGCCTTTCCCTTGCCCGCGCCCCAGCCTTATGCGCAGGACGGCGGCGCGCCCGTGTTCCAGAACGACCCGCGGCTCAATGCCATCGTCCTGCAAAACCACGGCGGTTGGAATCCCAACCGCTGGGTGCACATCAACCATCCCAACCTCACTGAGAAATTCTGGGACCGCAATCTGGATGGCAAGGCCGACGGCGGTTTTGCCGGGTACGAACAATACATCGACGCCTTTGAGTCTCAGAACTTCCGGGGCAACAACATTCTAGCCACCGCCCCGTGGACCCTTTACCGGCGCGGCACGCAAGAAAGGGTGCGCGAAGTTCGCGAGTTTATCTGGCTGCAGATGCTCAACCAAGGCTACCGCACGCGGGCCATTGCCGTGGCCGACGCCCATTCCGTGTACGGCAACGGCGTCGGCGGCTGGCGCACCTACATCCCCAGCAGCACCGATGCGCCGGCCAAGATTGATCCGGACGAGATCATCCGCAACGCCAAGGCCGGCCGGCTGATGCTCACCACCGGTCCGTTTCTGGAAGTAACCGCTAACGGCGCCCTGCCCGGAAGCGAAATCACCGTCAAGGACGGCCAGGTCAAATTGAAGGTAAAAATCCAATGTACCGACTGGGTCCACATCAACCGCGTGCAGGTTCTCGTCAATGGCCGGCAGGACCCGAACCTCAACATCACCGCCAAGAAAAATCCGAAGATGTTCAACAGCGCACCCGCTGTGTTTGAGACCACCTTCACCGTGGACCTCAAGGAAGACGCCCACCTCATCGTCGTGGCCATGGGCGAAAACGCCGATCTCAAAACCGGCTACGGCACCAGCACCAACGCCAGTCTCAAACCCTGCGCCTACATCAACCCCATTTGGGTGGACACCGACGGCAACGGATTCCAGCCCAACAAAGACACTCTCGGTTGGCCGCTACCGTTGGGCCGACAGGACCCCGCCAAGATTCGTGCGTTGTTAAAAGCGAAAGGAAAGTAA
- a CDS encoding pyruvate carboxylase encodes MARKTKSNASAPLAPVKLLAANRSEIAIRIFRAATEMDLRTVAIYAQEDRLAVHRFKADEAYMVGVGKGPVGAYLDIEGIVGMASERGVNLVHPGYGFLAENADFAEACAKAGMTFVGPRPELLRQMGDKTEARALAKAAGVPVLPGTDDAIKTRAKAVKVAKQIGFPLIIKAAFGGGGRGMRVVHQAKDLERLLDEARGEADRAFGNPAVFLEKYVQNAKHIEVQILGDQHGNVLHLHERDCSVQRRYQKVVEIAPSVALDETVRNELCAASLQLAKHIRYDNAGTMEFLYDMDSKAWYFIEMNPRIQVEHTVTEVVTGIDLVRSQIQVAQGHALHGDMMQLPKQKNVKCVGHAVQCRVTTEDPANNFTPDYGRIIAYRSAAGFGLRLDGGQGDAGSVITPFYDSLLVKITASGMSFPLALDRMKRALKEFRIRGVQTNIPFLENVIKNETFRSGQASTALIDNTPGLFAFKRRRDRANRLLNYIGDVAVNGNPQTKGFEVKEPFKAIAPPKHNGDTEPPAGTRQILLEQGPEKFAEWTRKQKRLLVTDTTLRDAHQSLFATRMRTADMLRIADAVAHRAAGLFSLEMWGGATFDTAMRFLREDPWQRLRQLREAVPNICFQMLFRGSNAVGYSDYPDNVVRAFVKHAAESGMDIFRIFDSLNYLPNLKAAMEAVQHTHAVCEGTICYTGNILDGRRDKYPLEYYVKLAKELEKMGAHTLCIKDMAGLCRPYAAHKLVKTLRGEVGLPIHFHTHDTSGVNAASVLKASEAGVDIVDLAVASLSGSTSQPNLNSVVAALDHTPRETGLDLSTLNEFSDYWEQVRKVYAPFDTGPRSGIGDIYEHEMPGGQYTNLREQAESMGLGARWKEVARTYAEVNDLFGDIVKVTPSSKVVGDMTMFLVTRGIKPADVVNLEPGSTPFPQSVIDMMRGRLGKPLGGWPRQVQRVVLGKQKPLKGRPGADLKPLNLERTRKKLEGEIHRKAGDDALLSFLMYPDVFREYNKFRREYGDVSVLPSSTYFYGLNPGEEIAVDIEEGKTLYIKLINISAPDEDGLRTLTFELNGYPREVEIADASLNVQEKAQAQADPGNDLHVGAPIPGIITELAVGVGAKVSKGDKLITMEAMKMQTTVYAAADGVVGVIHVGIGESVEAKDLVMELREG; translated from the coding sequence ATGGCGAGGAAAACTAAATCAAACGCGTCGGCGCCTCTCGCGCCGGTGAAGTTATTGGCGGCCAATCGCAGCGAAATTGCAATCCGCATCTTTCGCGCGGCCACGGAAATGGATCTGCGCACGGTGGCCATTTACGCGCAGGAAGACCGGCTGGCGGTGCATCGGTTTAAGGCCGATGAGGCGTATATGGTGGGCGTGGGCAAGGGGCCGGTGGGCGCGTATCTCGATATTGAAGGCATCGTCGGGATGGCTTCCGAGCGCGGGGTCAATCTGGTGCATCCCGGCTACGGATTTTTGGCTGAGAATGCGGATTTTGCCGAGGCGTGCGCCAAGGCGGGAATGACGTTTGTGGGGCCGCGCCCGGAGTTGCTGCGCCAAATGGGAGACAAAACCGAAGCGCGTGCGCTGGCGAAGGCCGCCGGCGTGCCGGTGTTGCCCGGCACGGATGACGCCATCAAGACTCGCGCCAAGGCGGTGAAGGTTGCCAAGCAAATCGGGTTTCCGCTCATTATTAAAGCTGCCTTCGGCGGTGGCGGGCGCGGGATGCGGGTGGTGCATCAAGCCAAGGATTTGGAGCGGTTGCTCGATGAAGCGCGTGGCGAGGCGGATCGTGCGTTTGGGAATCCGGCGGTGTTCCTCGAAAAGTATGTGCAAAATGCCAAGCACATTGAGGTGCAAATCCTGGGCGATCAACACGGCAACGTTTTGCATTTGCACGAACGCGATTGCTCGGTGCAGCGGCGTTATCAAAAGGTGGTGGAGATCGCCCCAAGTGTGGCGCTTGACGAAACGGTGCGGAACGAACTCTGCGCGGCATCGTTGCAATTGGCCAAGCACATCCGATACGACAACGCGGGTACGATGGAATTTCTGTACGATATGGATTCCAAGGCGTGGTATTTCATTGAGATGAATCCGCGCATTCAAGTGGAGCACACGGTTACAGAAGTGGTGACAGGCATTGACCTCGTGCGCTCGCAGATTCAAGTGGCACAAGGGCACGCGTTGCACGGCGACATGATGCAGCTGCCCAAGCAGAAAAATGTGAAGTGCGTCGGTCACGCTGTGCAATGCCGCGTGACGACTGAAGATCCTGCCAACAATTTCACGCCCGATTATGGGCGCATTATCGCCTATCGCTCGGCGGCTGGTTTTGGACTTCGGCTCGATGGCGGGCAGGGCGATGCGGGCAGTGTGATCACGCCTTTTTACGATTCGTTGCTGGTGAAAATCACCGCGAGCGGGATGAGCTTTCCGCTTGCGCTGGATCGGATGAAGCGCGCGTTGAAGGAATTTCGAATTCGCGGCGTGCAGACGAATATTCCGTTTCTTGAGAACGTGATCAAAAACGAAACGTTTCGTAGCGGGCAAGCGAGCACGGCCTTGATCGATAACACGCCGGGATTGTTTGCCTTCAAGCGTCGGCGCGATCGGGCGAACCGGTTGCTCAATTACATCGGCGACGTGGCGGTGAATGGAAATCCACAGACGAAAGGCTTTGAAGTGAAGGAGCCTTTTAAAGCGATTGCGCCGCCGAAACACAATGGCGACACCGAGCCGCCTGCGGGCACGCGGCAGATTTTACTCGAACAAGGCCCTGAAAAATTCGCCGAGTGGACGCGCAAACAAAAGCGGTTGCTTGTCACCGACACCACCCTGCGCGATGCGCACCAAAGCCTCTTTGCGACCCGAATGCGCACGGCGGATATGCTGCGCATCGCCGACGCCGTCGCGCATCGCGCGGCCGGACTATTCAGCCTCGAGATGTGGGGGGGCGCGACGTTCGACACCGCAATGCGTTTTCTGCGCGAAGACCCTTGGCAACGCCTGCGCCAACTGCGCGAGGCGGTTCCTAATATCTGTTTCCAAATGCTCTTTCGCGGATCCAATGCCGTGGGCTATTCGGATTATCCCGACAACGTCGTGCGGGCGTTTGTCAAACACGCTGCTGAAAGTGGCATGGATATTTTCCGAATTTTTGATTCGCTCAATTACCTTCCCAACCTCAAGGCCGCGATGGAGGCGGTGCAGCACACGCACGCGGTGTGCGAGGGCACCATTTGTTACACCGGCAATATTCTCGACGGCCGGCGCGACAAGTATCCGCTGGAGTACTACGTGAAACTCGCGAAGGAACTCGAGAAAATGGGCGCGCACACGCTCTGTATTAAAGATATGGCGGGCTTGTGCCGTCCGTATGCCGCGCACAAGCTGGTGAAAACTTTGCGTGGTGAAGTGGGGTTGCCGATTCATTTTCACACGCACGACACCAGCGGCGTGAATGCTGCATCGGTGCTCAAGGCGTCGGAAGCCGGCGTGGATATTGTTGACCTCGCGGTTGCGTCGCTCTCCGGTTCCACCAGTCAGCCAAACCTGAACAGCGTGGTGGCCGCGCTGGATCATACGCCGCGCGAGACGGGTTTGGATCTGAGCACGTTAAATGAATTTTCCGATTACTGGGAGCAAGTGCGCAAAGTATACGCGCCGTTCGACACCGGCCCGCGCAGTGGCATTGGCGATATTTACGAGCACGAAATGCCCGGCGGCCAATACACGAATCTGCGTGAACAAGCGGAGAGCATGGGCCTCGGCGCGCGTTGGAAGGAAGTGGCGCGCACGTACGCGGAGGTGAACGATTTGTTTGGCGACATCGTGAAAGTGACGCCGTCCAGCAAAGTGGTGGGCGATATGACGATGTTTTTGGTCACGCGCGGCATCAAGCCGGCGGACGTGGTGAACCTTGAGCCGGGATCCACGCCTTTCCCGCAATCAGTGATTGATATGATGAGAGGCCGGCTTGGTAAACCCCTCGGCGGTTGGCCGCGCCAAGTGCAGCGAGTGGTGCTCGGAAAACAAAAACCGCTCAAGGGTCGCCCCGGTGCGGACTTGAAGCCGCTCAACCTCGAGCGCACGCGCAAAAAACTGGAAGGCGAAATCCATCGCAAAGCCGGCGACGATGCGTTGTTGAGTTTCCTGATGTATCCCGACGTGTTTCGGGAATACAACAAATTCCGGCGCGAGTATGGCGATGTCTCCGTGCTGCCGAGTTCCACATATTTTTATGGGCTCAATCCCGGCGAGGAAATCGCCGTGGACATTGAAGAGGGCAAGACGCTTTACATCAAGCTCATCAACATCAGCGCGCCGGACGAAGATGGATTGCGCACGCTGACCTTCGAGCTGAACGGTTACCCGCGCGAAGTGGAGATTGCCGATGCCTCGCTCAACGTGCAGGAAAAAGCCCAAGCCCAAGCCGATCCCGGCAATGATCTGCACGTGGGCGCGCCCATCCCCGGGATCATCACCGAGCTGGCCGTGGGCGTGGGCGCCAAAGTTTCGAAGGGCGACAAACTGATCACGATGGAGGCAATGAAAATGCAAACCACGGTTTACGCCGCGGCCGATGGGGTGGTGGGCGTCATCCACGTTGGCATTGGCGAATCGGTAGAGGCAAAAGATCTCGTAATGGAATTGCGCGAAGGTTAG
- a CDS encoding type II/IV secretion system protein produces the protein MAYTSFRDFCVAAQLAEPDQFDQWQSDWRAERVGGTEAGTLPEFLCKRSGKTEADFLSRVAEAYDWQRVELVDVKPTAEARRRISSKIASQYRVVPISVEEGVLLVAVSDPFNTDLLNAVRFAAMGPVRFVLSSSEEIEKSYEKYYGVGAETIDELAQDEVGDEDDLELMFGDEKEIAEGDQEASIIKFVNQVIWQAYKSRATDIHFEPHEDELQIRHRIDGILHQMPLPAALKVLQAALISRIKVMSGMNIAEKRMPQDGRINVRVKGEEIDIRVSTVPTVYGESVSLRLLTRGSVLKGMDSLGMTGRIEQGIREIITKPHGIMLVTGPTGSGKSTSLYSFLNTINSIDKRIMTVEDPVEYEMKGINQVSVKNDIGRSFAHVLRHFLRQDPDVIMVGEIRDGETAEIAIQAANTGHLVFSTLHTNDAPSAYTRLIDMGTEPFLVADAIEAIMAQRLVRTLCPECRVEQQVAKEYLLKVEFPPAQISQAQFWHGAGCDACGGRGYQGRTGIYELLVASEAIQQLVIDRAAASLIAAQARAEGMVTLREYGWGQTLAGKTSIEEVLRVTQSPDSGNEPQENF, from the coding sequence ATGGCATATACTTCATTCAGGGACTTTTGTGTCGCCGCGCAATTAGCGGAGCCGGATCAGTTTGACCAATGGCAGTCGGATTGGCGTGCGGAGCGTGTTGGCGGCACGGAGGCGGGCACCTTGCCGGAATTTCTTTGTAAACGCAGTGGTAAGACTGAAGCTGATTTTCTCTCGCGAGTGGCTGAGGCTTACGATTGGCAGCGCGTTGAATTGGTTGACGTAAAGCCCACCGCCGAGGCGCGCCGCCGTATCTCTTCCAAGATCGCTTCGCAATATCGCGTAGTCCCAATCAGCGTGGAGGAAGGGGTGTTGTTAGTGGCGGTGTCCGACCCGTTCAACACGGATTTATTGAACGCGGTTCGTTTTGCCGCGATGGGGCCGGTGCGATTTGTGTTGTCCTCTTCAGAAGAAATCGAAAAGAGCTACGAGAAATATTACGGTGTGGGCGCAGAGACGATTGATGAATTGGCGCAGGACGAGGTGGGGGATGAGGATGATTTGGAGCTGATGTTTGGCGATGAAAAGGAAATCGCCGAAGGGGATCAGGAAGCGAGCATCATTAAATTTGTGAATCAGGTCATCTGGCAGGCTTACAAGAGCCGGGCAACAGACATCCACTTTGAACCGCACGAGGATGAGCTGCAAATCCGCCATCGCATTGATGGTATTTTGCATCAGATGCCCTTGCCGGCGGCGCTTAAAGTTTTGCAGGCGGCATTGATCTCGCGCATCAAAGTGATGAGCGGCATGAACATCGCCGAGAAACGCATGCCGCAGGACGGTCGGATCAACGTGCGCGTCAAAGGTGAGGAGATTGATATTCGTGTTTCCACCGTGCCCACGGTGTACGGCGAGAGCGTGTCGCTCCGTCTGCTCACACGTGGCAGCGTGCTCAAGGGGATGGACAGCCTCGGGATGACCGGCCGCATCGAGCAGGGTATCCGCGAAATCATCACCAAGCCGCATGGCATCATGCTGGTCACCGGGCCCACCGGCTCGGGTAAGTCCACTTCGCTTTATTCCTTCCTCAACACCATTAACTCCATCGATAAGCGCATCATGACGGTGGAGGATCCGGTGGAGTATGAAATGAAGGGCATTAACCAAGTGTCGGTTAAAAACGATATTGGGCGCTCCTTTGCGCACGTGCTGCGGCATTTTTTGCGACAGGATCCGGATGTGATAATGGTCGGTGAGATTCGTGATGGCGAGACGGCGGAGATTGCGATTCAAGCCGCCAATACTGGCCACCTCGTGTTTAGTACGCTGCACACCAACGATGCGCCCAGCGCCTATACGCGGCTCATCGATATGGGCACGGAACCCTTTCTGGTGGCCGACGCTATCGAGGCGATCATGGCTCAGCGGTTGGTGCGGACATTGTGCCCGGAATGCCGGGTTGAGCAACAGGTGGCGAAGGAATACCTGTTGAAAGTAGAATTCCCGCCCGCCCAGATTTCGCAGGCGCAGTTTTGGCATGGGGCCGGATGCGATGCGTGTGGCGGTCGGGGGTATCAGGGACGTACGGGCATCTACGAATTATTGGTGGCGAGCGAGGCGATTCAGCAACTGGTCATTGATCGCGCGGCGGCTTCACTAATCGCCGCTCAGGCGCGAGCGGAAGGGATGGTTACCCTTCGCGAATACGGCTGGGGCCAAACGTTGGCGGGCAAGACATCGATCGAAGAAGTGTTGCGCGTCACCCAGTCGCCCGATTCGGGTAACGAACCTCAGGAGAATTTTTAG
- a CDS encoding glycosyltransferase: protein MLISVAIPAFNEEKLLGETLAAVDAAGETFRARGWEMEVVVCDNNSTDRTAAIAEAAGARVVFEAQNQISRSRNAAGNAARGDWIIFLDADSTPCEGLFAATAEWMEEENTLGGGAVIRMKAMPWWARMGLGIWNLISRVFRWPAGSYIFCRAEAFRELEGFSHKLYAAEEIEFDHRLKRLARRRRQRVRIICHPPLLSSNRRMIMYSPFRLMGFMLRSTFTAGVNLRRRETCNWWYDGRR, encoded by the coding sequence GTGTTGATCTCCGTTGCTATTCCTGCGTTTAACGAGGAGAAACTGTTGGGCGAAACCTTGGCGGCAGTGGATGCCGCCGGCGAGACCTTTCGCGCTCGGGGTTGGGAAATGGAGGTGGTGGTTTGTGATAATAACTCGACCGACCGCACCGCCGCGATCGCGGAGGCAGCCGGAGCGCGAGTGGTGTTTGAAGCACAAAACCAAATCTCCCGATCGCGGAATGCGGCGGGGAATGCCGCGCGCGGGGATTGGATTATTTTTCTTGATGCGGATTCCACACCCTGCGAGGGGCTCTTCGCTGCCACGGCGGAATGGATGGAAGAGGAAAACACCCTCGGCGGTGGCGCGGTGATCCGGATGAAAGCGATGCCGTGGTGGGCGCGCATGGGGCTGGGAATTTGGAACTTAATCAGTCGCGTATTTCGTTGGCCCGCCGGCTCGTATATTTTCTGCCGCGCGGAAGCGTTTCGCGAGTTGGAAGGCTTCAGCCATAAACTGTATGCAGCCGAGGAAATTGAATTCGATCACCGCCTCAAGCGGCTTGCCCGCCGACGGCGGCAGCGGGTGCGCATCATTTGCCATCCGCCACTGCTTTCCTCCAACCGCCGGATGATCATGTATTCCCCATTCCGCCTGATGGGATTTATGCTCCGCTCCACCTTCACGGCAGGCGTCAACCTTCGCCGGCGCGAAACGTGCAACTGGTGGTACGACGGCCGGCGTTAA